Proteins co-encoded in one Jeotgalibacillus malaysiensis genomic window:
- a CDS encoding ABC transporter ATP-binding protein — MSLLEIKDLTGGYTRRPVLKEISLEMEPGKIVGLIGLNGAGKSTTIKHIIGLMEPHKGSVAINGLQLKQNADEYRKQFSYIPEAPILYDELTLEEHLRMTAMAYGVSEKEYEQRVPELLKKFRMEGKMKWFPAHFSKGMKQKVMIMCAFLINPSLYIIDEPFVGLDPLAIQSLLDLMEEMKAGGAGILMSTHILATAERYCDSFIILHEGEIRARGSLETLRSEFSMPEATLDDIYIQLTKEESNETRS; from the coding sequence ATGTCATTATTAGAAATCAAAGATCTGACCGGTGGATATACAAGGCGGCCGGTGTTAAAAGAGATCAGCCTTGAAATGGAACCCGGTAAAATCGTCGGTTTAATCGGTCTGAACGGAGCGGGTAAAAGTACAACCATCAAACATATTATCGGTCTGATGGAGCCGCATAAAGGGTCCGTTGCCATTAATGGACTGCAGCTGAAGCAAAACGCAGATGAATACAGAAAGCAGTTCTCATATATACCTGAGGCGCCGATTCTGTATGATGAACTTACGCTTGAAGAGCACCTGAGAATGACAGCGATGGCATACGGTGTGTCTGAAAAAGAATATGAGCAAAGAGTGCCTGAGCTTTTGAAGAAATTCCGGATGGAAGGCAAGATGAAGTGGTTCCCGGCTCATTTTTCAAAAGGGATGAAGCAGAAGGTTATGATTATGTGTGCTTTTTTAATTAACCCGAGCCTGTATATTATTGATGAACCTTTTGTCGGGCTTGATCCGCTTGCTATTCAGTCGCTTCTCGATCTGATGGAGGAAATGAAGGCGGGTGGGGCAGGAATTTTAATGTCCACTCATATTCTTGCAACAGCGGAGCGTTACTGTGATTCATTTATTATTCTGCATGAAGGAGAAATTCGTGCGCGCGGGTCACTTGAAACACTCAGAAGTGAATTCAGCATGCCTGAAGCTACACTTGATGATATTTATATCCAGCTGACAAAGGAAGAGTCCAATGAAACACGTTCATGA
- a CDS encoding tryptophan transporter, with protein MNTRTLVALALFAGMGTALHLLIPGTLTMKPDMSLLMMFLGILLFPGVKNVLLIGLATGILSGLTTTFPGGFLPNVIDKPITAFAFYGIILLAGKFARKPAGAGVLAAVGTLISGTIFLGSAALLVGLPGPIMALALSAVVPAIVVNGLLMAVMYPVAQAIMRRSNLVESAA; from the coding sequence ATGAACACAAGAACACTTGTAGCATTAGCACTTTTTGCAGGGATGGGTACAGCATTGCACTTGCTGATTCCAGGGACACTGACAATGAAGCCGGATATGTCATTATTAATGATGTTTCTCGGTATTCTATTATTCCCTGGCGTTAAAAATGTATTGCTGATCGGTCTTGCAACAGGTATTTTATCTGGTCTGACAACAACATTCCCAGGAGGTTTCCTGCCGAATGTGATTGATAAGCCAATTACAGCATTTGCTTTTTACGGAATCATTCTGCTTGCCGGAAAGTTCGCACGTAAGCCTGCCGGCGCCGGCGTCCTTGCAGCAGTTGGTACACTGATCTCAGGAACAATCTTCCTTGGATCTGCTGCACTGCTTGTAGGTCTGCCTGGTCCGATTATGGCACTTGCACTTTCTGCAGTTGTTCCTGCGATTGTTGTAAACGGTCTGTTAATGGCCGTGATGTATCCTGTTGCACAGGCAATCATGAGAAGATCAAACCTGGTCGAATCAGCTGCCTGA
- a CDS encoding protein hit, which yields MSDCIFCKIIDGEIPSAKVYEDEHVYAFLDISQVTKGHTLVIPKTHKKDLHELTPEIAANLFSVVPKIANAMKDTYDLKGVNLLNNNGEFAGQSVFHYHLHILPRHGVEDGFKPVWEVHTDDYSNDDRSEMAAEIAAKIN from the coding sequence ATGAGCGACTGCATTTTCTGTAAGATTATTGACGGTGAAATTCCATCAGCAAAAGTATATGAGGATGAGCATGTCTATGCTTTTCTTGATATCAGTCAGGTAACAAAAGGTCATACGCTTGTCATTCCGAAAACACATAAAAAAGATCTGCATGAACTGACACCTGAAATTGCTGCTAATCTGTTTTCAGTGGTCCCTAAAATTGCCAATGCAATGAAGGATACTTATGACCTTAAGGGTGTAAACCTGCTGAATAACAATGGTGAATTTGCAGGGCAAAGCGTATTTCACTATCATCTTCATATTCTTCCGCGTCACGGTGTGGAAGATGGGTTTAAACCGGTGTGGGAAGTACATACAGACGATTATTCAAATGATGATCGCAGTGAGATGGCAGCTGAGATTGCTGCAAAAATTAATTAG